CGATAGTTATCGGAGTTCGCGGCGAGCGATACTACAATAAAATAAAGTGTCCGTTATAATTTGGCTTTTCTTATTTGAATTATGAAAGAGGTCTATTGAAAAAGCTTTATCCTGATGAATGGATATTGCTTGGCAACCCTGAAACAAATGATACATCTGTTTTAGGAGGAATTGCTCTATACCATAGCAAAGATAAAAAAGAAGTATGTTATATTGGAAGAGATAAATTCAATAAGATACAACGCCCTCGATAACAATAGTTAGAACCAGCATAAAATTGATTATAATTTTTTGTTTACTTTTTATTTCTATTGATAGCAACTATTACAATACCCGCAACGATTAAAATTCCTCCTATAATAGGAGACCATGCCACAGGGTGATTTTCTTTTTGATTTATTTGTATGACACCTGCATCAACCACATTTTTTTCGGTTACAAAATTGAATCCTGTTATAAACAACATCGCTACGCCAACGATAATGACTACTATTCCTAAGATTTTCATAATTTAGTATTTTTAATGAATTATTAAATGCAAAAATGGAGGCCCTTAATCAAATAGATATTACACAACTTCATTTATTAGTTATATGATTCACTGATTTTAAAAAAAAGATACTGCCAATTCTAATCGCAACTATACCAAGTTTAGCAGATTAATTTATACCAATTCTTAAACTATAATAGTTCTCCGCCTGTGGCGGATTTAGTTTTTAGAATGTTATACCAATTCTTAACCAAAAATAGTCTTTGGACTATTTTTGGTTAAGAATTGGTAATGCCGAACTACATCCCGAAAGCCCCGCTTAATCTCGATAATTATCGGGATGCGGGGGGATTAGTCCCTTCCTTTTGGACTATTATATATTGAGTGTCGGTATTATATATCAAGACTTGAAAATGGAAAATGTGATATTCAACTTTCAACCCTATATCGAATTTTTGAACTTGGACTAGGGAAAAGAATAAACATATTATTCGGATAATTTAGGTAAAAAAAAAGCCTGACTATACGACATTATGCTAGTCAGGTGAAACACCTGACTACACAATCCAATAATAAAAAATAATTCTTGCGGTATATACTAATAAGGTATACCTTTGTAAAAACATTTCAAATGAAAACTTTATCATTAAAACTTGATGACCAAATTTTTGACGATGCGGAGGAGATGACTTCAAAGTTAAAACTTGCAAGAAATCGTTACATAAACGAGGCTGTGAAAGTATATAATCTCTTTAATAAAAGACGTCTTCTTAAAACGCAACTTTCGAAAGAGTCTGTTCTAACTAGTAATGATTCCATGGAAATTTTGCGTGAATTTGAAAAGTTGATTGATGGAGATTAATCAATTTGATATTTGGCTTGCAGACTTGAATCCCACAAAAGGAACAGAACCTGGCAAAACTAGACCTGTTGTTATTATTCAGACAAATCTGTTAAATGACGCTCATCCATCTACAGTAATTTGCCCAATAACTTTTAAAGTAAAGAGTGAAATATTGTTATTAAGGGTTCATTTAAAAAAAGACCAACTTGACAAACCAAGTGATATTTTGGTGGACCAAATTAGAGCAATAGATAATAAACGATTGATTAAAAAGCTTGGTAAATTAACCAAAGATCAAATTCTGGTTCTGAAAGCAAATATTAGAATTGTACTTGACATATAGAAACGCAGTAAATCCAAAAATTTGTAGCTCATGCCAGTAGAAAATAAGGCTCAATTTTCACCATTATTGAGCCGCATGAAGAATACTTGTGAGCTTAAAAATATTAATATGCGAGATAGTGGTGAGACGGAGATCGAAATGAAAAGGATTTTGTTTTGTTATTGACGCTTGAGAAATAAAATTTTGATTTGGTAAAATTAGAACTTATTTTTGTACCTAAACATGTACATAATTTATGCTCACCACAACCATATCTGATTTTAGAAAAGACATTAAAAAATACTTTGATCGCGTTTCAAAAAACTTTGAAACCCTTATTATCAATAGAGGAAAGGACAATGGTATCGTTATTATTTCTTTGGGGGAGTATAATTCGTTATTGGCAACAAATCATGAATTGTCTTCTAAAATAAATGAACAAAGACTTGATTCAGCTATTGAAAAACTTTCAAAAGGGAAATCTAAAGAAAGAAAACTCATTTGAGAATGAAGTATATCTTTGTTGATGAGTCGTGGGAAGATTATTTATATTGGCAAAAAACAGATAAAAAAATGCTGTCCCGCATCAATGATCTTTTAATAGATATTTCGAGAAATCCATTTTCAGGAATTGGAAAACCAGAACCATTAAAACACAAATACAAAGGATTTTGGTCACAACGAATAGATGATGAACATCGATTAATATACAAAGTAAAAGAAGAGGAAATCTTAATTGCAAAATGTAGATTTCACTATGATTAATTTAACGTACAATGTTCACATAGCTGCTCTCTATTAGCCAAATCTTTCCCTAAATTTACCAAACCTATATATTACTTTTGCAGTATGGAAAATCAACAACAACAATTAGACATAGAATTAAATGAAGATGTGGCCGAAGGTATTTATTCAAACCTTGCCATTATTTCACACAGCAATACCGAATTTGTGGTAGACTTTGTACGCATTATGCCAGGTGTGCCTAAGGCTCGTGTAAAATCGAGAATTGTATTAACACCTCAACATGCCAAAAGATTATTGGTAGCTTTGCAAGACAATATTCAAAAATTCGAAGATGGGTTTGGTGAGATTGAAAGCACTGAGATGCCCCCGTTCCCAATGAATTTTGGCGGGCCAACTGCTCAAGCGTAAAGTATAATGGTTGGTGGCCCCGAACATATTCGGGGAAGCATGGACAAGCGAAATCAGGCGTCAGCGTGATGCTGTCCGCGATATTTATCGGGATTGTTTCAGCATTTTATTGAGACCCTGAATCCCGATAAGTCAGGATCAGGGAGGCGTGTACAAAAGAAGTATCAGAATGATTTAAACTATTTACTTTCCAATCTTCCTACAACTCCCAGCGGTAACTTATATCCCGTTTTGCTTTGTAAGCAAATTTCTCCTGTTTCGCGGCCTTGGTGTTTGGGAAAATGCGATTGTAATAAATTCTCAACCACCAAACTTGAAAAGCCCAACGAATAACAATTCAATATATAACAATAATTGGTAGGGTGAAGCAATTGAGCAGTTTCATATATAAGCTCATTTATATTTTCTTCTAATTTCCACCGTTCCCCATTGGCACCAATGCCATAGGCTGGTGGGTCGAGAGCGATACCATTATATTTTTTACCACGCTTTACTTCGCGTTTCACGAATTTGAGAGCATCTTCAATTACCCAACGCACATTATCAAGTTTACTTAGTTCCATATTTTGTCGAGCCCAACTTACTACTTGTTTTACGGAATCGCAATGTATCACATCGGCTCCTGCGGCTTTGGCAGCAATAGATGCACCACCTGTATAGGCAAATAAATTTAAGAAAGACGCCTGCTCTTTGCTTTGGTGTTTTGTATAAAAATTATATAAGAAATCCCAGTTCACAGCTTGCTCAGGAAATATTCCTACATGCTTGAATCCTGTCATGCTGAGACGGAAGGTTAAATCTAATCCTTTGTGTTTGTAATTCATATTCCAATGATCGGGAATTTGTTTAAACGTTTTCCACTCACCTGCATAACTGCCTTTTTGTATAAACTCGGCATGGGCTTGTTTACGCCACTCCTGGTGATTCATCACAGGTTCCCACACGGCTTGTGGCTCGGGACGCATGAGTATATAATTTCCAAATCGTTCGAGCTTGGAGAAATTACCACAATCTATCAGTTCATACTCTTTCCAATGTGCGGGTGTGTGAAGTACCATGGTGCAAAGGTAGGAAATTTATACATTAATTTGCGGTTGGCGATTCGCCGCAGCGAACCAAACCACAAGCATATCTGAACTAAAACTCTGTAATAGTTTGTTGTAATACTTCGCAATTGCCTTTGTGGTCGCAAACATATACTATAATATTATACTTTGCAGCTTTGATTAAATACGCATCTTTATCATATATTAATTTGCCTGCTTTTACATCATATTTTGCTAAAACCCATTTGCCATTAATAGATATGCTGTAACTTGCTATGCCTGATAAATCGTCGGCGATATTGTATATAATCTTATTATTTTTTGATTCTGAAAATTCTATATATGGTTTATTGATATCCGACACTATTTTATAAGTTCCAGTATGATATATAATGCCTGTAATTCTTTTCTCAATAATTTTAGTTTGTATTGGAACTGCGACCTTGTTTTTAGTAATTTCTGCTAACAAAAGTTTGCTTTTCGGAACATTAGAACCTATGCTGGGCAATGGTATACTAAAAGACGCTGGTTTGATAAATGAAATAGATTGTCCTTCGTTATTAGCAATTAAAATATTGCCAGACGAGTATAAAAATTTTCCTTCGTCAGCATACTTTAGATAAAAAGAAGCGGGGAAATCTAAGGAACCTGCATCTATTTTTA
This sequence is a window from Bacteroidota bacterium. Protein-coding genes within it:
- a CDS encoding type II toxin-antitoxin system PemK/MazF family toxin, which codes for MEINQFDIWLADLNPTKGTEPGKTRPVVIIQTNLLNDAHPSTVICPITFKVKSEILLLRVHLKKDQLDKPSDILVDQIRAIDNKRLIKKLGKLTKDQILVLKANIRIVLDI
- a CDS encoding type II toxin-antitoxin system Phd/YefM family antitoxin; the encoded protein is MLTTTISDFRKDIKKYFDRVSKNFETLIINRGKDNGIVIISLGEYNSLLATNHELSSKINEQRLDSAIEKLSKGKSKERKLI
- a CDS encoding Txe/YoeB family addiction module toxin — its product is MKYIFVDESWEDYLYWQKTDKKMLSRINDLLIDISRNPFSGIGKPEPLKHKYKGFWSQRIDDEHRLIYKVKEEEILIAKCRFHYD
- a CDS encoding DUF3467 domain-containing protein, whose protein sequence is MENQQQQLDIELNEDVAEGIYSNLAIISHSNTEFVVDFVRIMPGVPKARVKSRIVLTPQHAKRLLVALQDNIQKFEDGFGEIESTEMPPFPMNFGGPTAQA
- a CDS encoding class I SAM-dependent methyltransferase is translated as MVLHTPAHWKEYELIDCGNFSKLERFGNYILMRPEPQAVWEPVMNHQEWRKQAHAEFIQKGSYAGEWKTFKQIPDHWNMNYKHKGLDLTFRLSMTGFKHVGIFPEQAVNWDFLYNFYTKHQSKEQASFLNLFAYTGGASIAAKAAGADVIHCDSVKQVVSWARQNMELSKLDNVRWVIEDALKFVKREVKRGKKYNGIALDPPAYGIGANGERWKLEENINELIYETAQLLHPTNYCYILNCYSLGFSSLVVENLLQSHFPKHQGRETGEICLQSKTGYKLPLGVVGRLESK